Proteins co-encoded in one Rhinoderma darwinii isolate aRhiDar2 chromosome 4 unlocalized genomic scaffold, aRhiDar2.hap1 SUPER_4_unloc_1, whole genome shotgun sequence genomic window:
- the UCN gene encoding urocortin produces the protein MKAASSSLTLLACFLILTGQAGARPMERSFFAGPRLSLDGLLSDESAQALLYFIREKVPQLEVKDPHVQLRLSKGSLSTEQQTPPDLAPVLSILQTVFQESRPEESDRTFLEVFSDRLKREDPPISIDLTYHILRHMIDIAKTQNQKHQAEQNRIIFDSVGK, from the coding sequence ATGAAGGCTGCATCATCATCACTCACACTGCTCGCCTGCTTTCTGATCCTCACGGGACAGGCCGGAGCTCGTCCCATGGAGAGGAGCTTCTTTGCGGGCCCAAGGCTCAGTCTAGATGGATTGTTAAGTGATGAGAGCGCACAGGCTCTACTGTATTTTATAAGAGAAAAAGTGCCCCAGCTGGAAGTCAAAGACCCCCATGTGCAGCTGAGGCTGAGCAAAGGTTCCCTCTCTACAGAGCAGCAAACACCCCCGGACCTGGCCCCTGTACTCAGCATTCTCCAGACCGTCTTCCAGGAGTCCAGGCCGGAGGAATCAGACAGGACCTTCCTGGAGGTGTTTTCTGACCGCCTGAAGAGAGAAGACCCCCCAATCTCTATTGACTTGACATATCATATACTCCGGCATATGATTGACATAGCGAAAACTCAAAACCAGAAGCATCAGGCAGAACAGAACCGCATCATATTTGATTCAGTAGGGAAATAA